A stretch of the Bacillus anthracis str. Vollum genome encodes the following:
- a CDS encoding patatin-like phospholipase family protein: MKEPKIGLALGSGGAKGFAHIGVIKVLRENDIPIHLIAGSSMGALVGTFYAASSNVERLYKLANVFKRKYYLDFTVPKMGFIAGKRVKDMIKMFTYNKNLEELDIPTAVVATDILKGEKVVFTSGPVAEAVRASISVPGVFVPEKIDGRLLVDGGVIDRIPVSVVKELGADIVIAVDVSPIKVNGEVTSIYDVIMQSIEIMQHELVMNRQIASDLMMRPAVEQFSSRAFTNIEDIIRVGEVEAEKHVANIHLLIEQWKEKHNV; this comes from the coding sequence ATGAAAGAACCGAAAATTGGATTAGCTCTTGGATCTGGGGGCGCAAAAGGTTTTGCTCATATTGGTGTTATAAAGGTTTTAAGGGAAAATGATATACCGATTCATTTGATTGCAGGAAGTAGTATGGGGGCTTTGGTAGGTACATTTTATGCAGCTAGTTCAAACGTTGAAAGACTGTATAAACTGGCAAATGTTTTTAAGAGGAAATATTATTTAGATTTTACGGTTCCCAAAATGGGATTTATTGCTGGAAAACGTGTCAAAGATATGATTAAAATGTTTACATATAATAAAAATTTAGAAGAGTTAGATATCCCGACGGCTGTTGTGGCTACTGATATCTTGAAGGGGGAAAAAGTAGTTTTTACAAGTGGTCCAGTTGCAGAGGCGGTGAGAGCTAGTATTTCTGTACCTGGAGTGTTTGTGCCAGAGAAAATAGATGGACGATTATTGGTAGATGGCGGAGTAATTGATCGCATCCCAGTATCGGTTGTGAAAGAGTTAGGTGCCGATATTGTTATTGCTGTTGATGTATCCCCGATTAAAGTAAATGGAGAGGTTACGTCTATTTATGATGTAATTATGCAGAGTATTGAAATTATGCAACATGAGCTTGTGATGAATCGGCAAATTGCATCGGATTTAATGATGCGCCCAGCTGTAGAACAATTTAGTTCCCGTGCTTTTACAAACATTGAAGACATTATTCGAGTTGGAGAGGTAGAAGCAGAAAAGCATGTTGCAAATATTCATTTATTAATTGAGCAGTGGAAGGAGAAACATAATGTTTAA
- the ylbJ gene encoding sporulation integral membrane protein YlbJ, whose amino-acid sequence MYEKWKTAFLTISTLFLTFSLVLHPQAALQASIRGLNIWWEVVFPSLLPFFIIAELLISIGVVKFIGVILEPLMRPLFRVPGIGGFVWAMGMASGFPAGAKLSARLRKSNQLTQIEAERLVSFTNSSNPLFIFGAVSIGFFNNPKLGIVLAAAHYVSNFAVGLLMRFYGNNNSSTHDKHATKKRPFQNPFSILHETRMQEKRPIGKLLGDAIVSSIQTLLMIGGFIILFSVLNKMITVFHITAALSFIMQHILSFFQLTTEFSIPILSGIFEMTLGSQMISQITETPLLQQAMVTSFILAFSGLSIQAQVASILAETDIRFKPYFFARIIQSILAPIFTFIFWKPFYEKVSSFSPMQKDIPVFLSNHSSILHEIWTSFVHYGPIFTLFCLYVYVILLFFRSNKEKPRSL is encoded by the coding sequence ATGTATGAAAAATGGAAAACGGCTTTCCTTACCATATCAACACTTTTTTTAACCTTTTCTCTTGTACTCCACCCCCAAGCTGCTTTACAAGCTTCCATTCGAGGGTTAAATATATGGTGGGAAGTTGTATTCCCTTCACTTTTACCGTTTTTCATCATTGCCGAACTTCTCATTAGTATTGGTGTTGTAAAATTTATAGGCGTTATATTAGAACCACTTATGCGACCACTTTTCCGTGTTCCAGGGATAGGCGGATTTGTTTGGGCAATGGGAATGGCTTCAGGATTTCCCGCTGGCGCCAAATTAAGCGCTAGACTGCGCAAAAGCAATCAGCTAACACAAATTGAAGCAGAACGCCTCGTATCTTTTACAAACTCATCCAATCCACTTTTTATTTTCGGGGCTGTTTCTATCGGTTTTTTCAATAATCCGAAATTAGGAATCGTATTAGCTGCTGCACATTATGTAAGTAATTTTGCCGTCGGGTTACTGATGCGTTTTTACGGCAATAACAACAGTTCCACGCATGATAAACATGCTACTAAAAAACGCCCTTTTCAAAACCCTTTTTCAATTCTACACGAGACACGTATGCAAGAAAAAAGACCAATAGGAAAATTACTTGGGGACGCTATCGTTTCTTCTATCCAAACATTACTTATGATTGGTGGATTCATTATTTTATTCTCTGTTTTAAATAAAATGATTACTGTATTTCATATTACAGCAGCCCTCTCTTTTATTATGCAACATATTTTATCATTCTTCCAACTAACTACCGAATTTAGTATCCCAATATTATCTGGCATTTTTGAAATGACACTCGGAAGCCAAATGATTAGTCAAATAACTGAAACACCCCTCCTGCAGCAAGCTATGGTAACAAGCTTTATTTTAGCATTTAGCGGCCTTTCTATTCAGGCGCAAGTCGCTAGCATATTAGCTGAAACAGACATTCGATTTAAGCCCTATTTTTTCGCACGAATTATCCAAAGTATTCTTGCTCCTATTTTTACTTTTATATTTTGGAAACCGTTTTATGAAAAAGTAAGCTCTTTTTCACCTATGCAAAAAGATATCCCTGTCTTTTTATCGAATCATTCTTCTATACTGCATGAAATTTGGACATCTTTTGTACACTACGGACCAATATTTACATTATTTTGTTTATATGTATATGTCATCTTATTATTTTTTCGGAGCAACAAAGAAAAACCCCGTTCACTTTAA
- the coaD gene encoding pantetheine-phosphate adenylyltransferase — protein MTSIAISSGSFDPITLGHLDIIKRGAKVFDEVYVVVLNNSSKKPFFSVEERLDLIREATKDIPNVKVDSHSGLLVEYAKMRNANAILRGLRAVSDFEYEMQITSMNRKLDENIETFFIMTNNQYSFLSSSIVKEVARYGGSVVDLVPPVVERALKEKFQTPLK, from the coding sequence ATGACAAGTATAGCTATTTCTTCGGGAAGTTTTGATCCAATTACCCTTGGGCATCTGGATATTATTAAAAGGGGAGCAAAAGTATTTGACGAGGTATACGTAGTAGTTTTAAACAACTCGTCAAAAAAACCGTTCTTTTCAGTGGAAGAGCGCTTAGATTTAATTCGAGAAGCCACAAAGGATATCCCTAATGTAAAAGTAGATTCACATAGTGGACTACTAGTTGAGTATGCGAAAATGCGCAATGCGAATGCGATTTTACGTGGGTTAAGAGCGGTTTCTGATTTTGAATATGAGATGCAAATTACTTCTATGAATCGAAAATTAGATGAAAATATTGAAACCTTTTTTATTATGACAAACAATCAATATTCATTTTTAAGCTCGAGCATTGTGAAAGAAGTTGCGAGATATGGAGGAAGTGTAGTAGATCTTGTCCCTCCTGTTGTAGAACGTGCTTTAAAAGAAAAGTTTCAAACCCCGTTAAAGTGA
- the rsmD gene encoding 16S rRNA (guanine(966)-N(2))-methyltransferase RsmD, which translates to MRVVSGKCKGHPLKAVPGNTTRPTTDKVKESIFNMIGPYFDGGIALDLFGGSGGLGIEAISRGIDKAIFVDRDNKAIKTIHQNLESCRIQEQAEVYRNDAERAIKALIKREMSFDLILIDPPYKDQKIVSLISVMDQHGLLHNAGLIMAEHGNDVVLPESIGRLVKVRAEKYGITAISIYKYEGEGTE; encoded by the coding sequence ATGAGAGTAGTTTCAGGAAAATGTAAAGGGCACCCACTTAAAGCGGTACCAGGTAATACAACACGTCCAACAACAGATAAAGTAAAAGAATCAATATTTAATATGATAGGTCCTTATTTTGATGGCGGTATCGCTCTTGATTTATTTGGCGGTAGTGGTGGTCTTGGAATTGAAGCGATAAGTAGAGGGATTGATAAAGCAATTTTTGTTGATCGAGATAATAAAGCGATAAAGACAATCCATCAAAATTTAGAAAGTTGTAGAATACAGGAACAAGCTGAAGTATATCGAAATGATGCAGAACGTGCGATAAAAGCGCTTATAAAACGTGAAATGTCATTCGATCTTATACTAATTGATCCTCCATATAAAGATCAAAAAATTGTATCTTTAATTAGTGTAATGGATCAACATGGATTGCTACATAACGCTGGTTTAATTATGGCGGAACATGGTAATGATGTAGTTTTACCAGAGTCTATAGGAAGACTTGTAAAAGTGCGAGCTGAAAAATATGGCATTACAGCAATATCGATTTATAAGTATGAAGGTGAGGGGACGGAATGA
- a CDS encoding YlbG family protein, producing the protein MFGQRQSMIVYLHSLKHAKILRKYGNIHYISKRLKYAVVYCDMEQIEHMMQKLNKLPFVKKIEQSYRPYLKTEFENSRPDRAKEYDYS; encoded by the coding sequence ATGTTCGGGCAACGACAAAGTATGATTGTTTATTTACATTCATTGAAACATGCCAAGATTTTAAGGAAATATGGTAACATACATTACATATCAAAACGCTTAAAATACGCAGTAGTATATTGTGATATGGAACAAATTGAGCATATGATGCAAAAGTTGAACAAACTTCCTTTTGTGAAAAAGATAGAACAATCGTACCGCCCGTATTTAAAAACGGAATTTGAAAATTCGCGTCCTGATCGGGCAAAAGAATACGATTATAGCTAA
- a CDS encoding YlbF family regulator, with the protein MIVATLESVLILDKAEQLAKAIICSDIAEDYRKCYKELQEDMEVQTLIQQFTAMKERYEEVQRFGKYHPDYTFVSTKMRELKRSVDLHDKIAAFKRVETALQKLLDEVSVAIGSEVSSSIKVPTGNPFFDAGGCGGGCGTGGGCGCKKTG; encoded by the coding sequence ATGATTGTAGCGACGCTAGAAAGCGTATTAATATTAGATAAGGCAGAGCAGCTTGCAAAAGCGATCATCTGTTCAGATATAGCAGAAGATTACCGTAAATGTTATAAAGAATTGCAAGAAGATATGGAAGTTCAGACGTTAATTCAGCAATTTACAGCGATGAAAGAACGATATGAGGAAGTACAACGTTTCGGTAAATATCATCCTGACTATACTTTCGTTTCGACGAAGATGAGGGAGTTAAAGCGTTCTGTAGACTTACATGATAAGATTGCAGCTTTTAAACGAGTAGAAACGGCTTTGCAAAAGTTGCTAGATGAAGTTAGTGTAGCAATCGGTTCTGAGGTGTCCTCTTCCATCAAAGTTCCAACAGGAAATCCATTTTTTGATGCTGGTGGCTGTGGTGGCGGTTGTGGTACTGGCGGAGGTTGTGGTTGTAAAAAAACGGGGTAA
- a CDS encoding histidine phosphatase family protein, with protein sequence MTEICLVRHGQTDWNFQEIIQGREDIPLNEVGKKQASQSAAALQAEAWDVIISSPLIRAQETAKEIAEATGLQSILLDERFVERNFGEASGKPVATVRELIAEGKVEGMEQDEEIVARCFAAVKDVAETHSGKRIIIVAHSHAIKAILHAIAPEDITFKTPLKNACISYVNENSGKWDVLKYNIAEHIHV encoded by the coding sequence ATGACGGAAATTTGTTTAGTACGACATGGACAAACTGATTGGAATTTTCAAGAGATTATTCAGGGACGTGAAGATATTCCGCTTAATGAAGTAGGGAAGAAGCAAGCGAGTCAAAGTGCAGCTGCTTTGCAAGCGGAGGCATGGGATGTAATTATAAGTAGCCCATTAATTAGAGCACAAGAAACAGCTAAGGAAATTGCAGAAGCCACTGGATTACAATCCATTTTATTAGATGAGCGATTTGTTGAACGTAATTTCGGTGAAGCTTCTGGGAAGCCGGTTGCGACTGTTAGGGAATTAATTGCAGAAGGTAAAGTAGAAGGTATGGAGCAAGATGAAGAAATTGTAGCTCGTTGTTTTGCTGCGGTAAAAGATGTTGCAGAAACTCATTCAGGTAAACGTATTATCATTGTAGCCCATTCGCATGCGATAAAAGCAATTTTACATGCAATTGCGCCAGAAGATATTACATTTAAAACACCGTTAAAAAACGCATGTATTAGTTATGTGAACGAGAATAGTGGGAAGTGGGATGTTCTTAAATATAACATTGCGGAACATATTCATGTATAA
- a CDS encoding YlbE-like family protein, with the protein MRAEIMEFIKADEDLSRYIREQPYWYRKLTRNPEEKEAFELAAMQHFKKTIPDKVEKFQNQLAVASIMIDMFQYMKQQNTT; encoded by the coding sequence ATGAGAGCAGAAATTATGGAGTTTATAAAGGCTGATGAGGATTTATCTCGCTACATTAGGGAGCAACCGTACTGGTATAGAAAACTAACGCGAAACCCTGAAGAAAAAGAGGCATTTGAGTTAGCGGCTATGCAACATTTCAAAAAAACGATACCAGATAAAGTTGAGAAATTTCAAAATCAATTAGCAGTTGCTTCCATTATGATTGATATGTTTCAGTATATGAAGCAGCAAAATACAACATAA
- a CDS encoding YlbD family protein, giving the protein MPTTKGPLHPSVQQFKEFVNHHPKMVHEVRSGHKTWQQFYEEWYLLGEEDPIWATFRPDGAPAYSSVKENKKEKDNRTEEEKTADVMGQMLSFFKKLDVEQMQHHLANVTSAIGSVQQVFQQFQGKRTQQEESTSENNPFFFQKD; this is encoded by the coding sequence ATGCCAACAACAAAAGGACCGTTACATCCATCAGTTCAACAGTTTAAAGAGTTTGTAAACCATCACCCTAAAATGGTTCATGAAGTTCGAAGTGGTCATAAAACTTGGCAACAGTTTTATGAGGAATGGTACTTACTTGGCGAAGAAGATCCGATATGGGCAACTTTTAGACCTGATGGAGCGCCTGCTTATTCTTCGGTAAAAGAAAATAAAAAAGAAAAAGATAATCGAACCGAAGAGGAAAAAACTGCAGATGTGATGGGACAAATGCTTTCTTTCTTTAAAAAGCTAGATGTGGAACAAATGCAACATCATTTAGCTAATGTGACGAGTGCTATTGGTAGTGTGCAACAAGTTTTTCAACAATTTCAAGGAAAACGCACGCAGCAAGAGGAGAGTACTTCCGAAAATAATCCATTTTTCTTTCAGAAGGATTAG
- a CDS encoding CAP domain-containing protein yields the protein MKKLLRIVMITILILAVDLYGKLLVSQYILTPSQSKQENKIVKKKKQVNEDSSDTVLNMIGGDSENLLAKWGEPSRIEPSAYGYEWWVYNQDLAQYVQFGVAERKVVTAYVAGEQVKVPPYYINEKYEDVYKKNPLSHEISLKRGKNSYQFELSDTEVMEQPLVPVEDGWAQLYFDHFTHELVGVRYMDDETLLRQRPYQLVYSGELLAEQPLTPDKMKQIENGNMQQIFDLTNIIRSRHNLPLLAWDQQTADVAIGHSKDMKDNNYFSHDSPTLGTLGDRLQRGKVGFQLAGENIAAQHSDGVAALQGWLNSEGHRKNLLNEQFTGLGVGVYDKFYTQNFIRK from the coding sequence TTGAAGAAATTATTGCGTATCGTAATGATCACAATTTTAATTTTAGCTGTTGATTTATATGGGAAATTGCTCGTTTCACAATATATATTAACCCCATCTCAATCAAAGCAAGAAAATAAAATTGTAAAAAAGAAAAAACAAGTAAATGAAGATTCTTCCGATACTGTTTTAAATATGATTGGTGGGGACTCTGAAAATTTATTAGCAAAATGGGGCGAACCTTCTCGAATAGAACCATCTGCTTATGGATATGAATGGTGGGTATACAATCAAGATTTAGCTCAGTATGTTCAATTTGGGGTTGCTGAACGTAAAGTTGTAACGGCGTATGTTGCAGGTGAGCAAGTTAAGGTGCCACCTTATTATATAAATGAAAAGTATGAAGATGTGTATAAAAAGAATCCACTCTCGCATGAGATTTCATTAAAAAGAGGGAAGAATAGTTATCAATTTGAGTTATCTGATACCGAAGTGATGGAACAACCATTAGTACCAGTAGAAGATGGCTGGGCACAATTATATTTTGATCATTTTACGCATGAGCTTGTCGGTGTTCGTTATATGGATGACGAAACGTTATTACGCCAAAGACCGTATCAGCTCGTTTATTCGGGTGAATTATTAGCAGAACAACCATTAACTCCAGATAAAATGAAACAAATAGAGAATGGGAATATGCAACAAATTTTTGACTTAACAAATATTATTCGAAGTCGTCATAATTTACCGTTATTAGCTTGGGATCAACAAACAGCAGATGTAGCAATCGGTCATAGTAAAGATATGAAGGATAATAATTACTTTTCACACGACTCACCTACATTAGGTACGTTAGGAGATCGTTTGCAGCGTGGGAAAGTAGGATTTCAACTTGCGGGTGAGAACATAGCGGCGCAACATAGTGATGGAGTTGCGGCATTGCAAGGTTGGTTAAATAGTGAGGGACATCGAAAGAATTTATTGAATGAACAATTTACAGGATTGGGTGTTGGAGTATACGATAAGTTTTATACACAAAATTTTATTCGAAAATAA
- a CDS encoding YugN family protein has translation MQFTNTKFNGVIVDLTLLTEIMEKNHFVLAGQWDYERVTYDYKFEILNDVYYLRVQGLAVEGDIGSRHAEIKLLPPLLGKHYYPHGVEYGDGEIFPTNVLQKSEQLLQNIEKELKEFQIIE, from the coding sequence ATGCAATTTACAAACACGAAATTTAATGGGGTAATTGTTGATTTAACACTATTAACAGAGATTATGGAAAAGAACCATTTTGTACTCGCTGGACAGTGGGATTATGAACGAGTTACATACGATTATAAATTCGAAATATTAAACGATGTTTATTATTTACGTGTACAAGGTTTAGCTGTTGAAGGTGACATTGGTAGTAGACACGCTGAAATAAAGCTACTTCCTCCCTTATTAGGTAAACACTATTATCCTCATGGTGTTGAATATGGGGATGGTGAAATCTTTCCAACGAATGTACTTCAAAAAAGCGAACAACTCCTACAAAATATCGAAAAAGAGTTAAAAGAATTCCAAATCATTGAGTAA
- a CDS encoding formamidase, whose product MGSSGSMVKPISGFLTALIQYPVPVVESRADIDKQIKQIIKTIHSTKAGYPGLELIVFPEYSTQGLNTKKWTTEEFLCTVPGPETDLFAEACKESEVYGVFSIMERNPDGGEPYNTAIIIDPQGEMILKYRKLNPWVPVEPWKAGDLGLPVCDGPGGSKLAVCICHDGMFPEVAREAAYKGANVLIRISGYSTQVSEQWMLTNRSNAWQNLMYTLSVNLAGYDGVFYYFGEGQVCNFDGTTLVQGHRNPWEIVTAEVYPELADQARLGWGLENNIYNLGSRGYVATPGGVKENPYTFVKDLAEGKYKVPWEDEIKVKDGTIYGYPVKKTIHS is encoded by the coding sequence ATGGGTAGTAGTGGAAGTATGGTAAAGCCAATTAGTGGGTTTTTAACAGCATTAATACAATATCCAGTACCGGTAGTAGAGTCACGTGCAGACATTGATAAACAAATTAAACAGATCATAAAAACAATTCATTCAACTAAAGCAGGGTATCCTGGATTGGAATTGATAGTATTTCCAGAATATAGTACGCAAGGGCTTAATACAAAAAAATGGACTACAGAAGAGTTTTTATGTACAGTCCCTGGGCCAGAAACAGACTTGTTTGCTGAGGCATGTAAAGAGTCTGAAGTATATGGTGTTTTTTCTATAATGGAAAGAAATCCTGATGGTGGAGAACCGTATAATACAGCAATAATTATTGATCCACAAGGTGAAATGATTTTGAAGTATCGTAAGCTAAATCCTTGGGTGCCAGTTGAACCTTGGAAGGCTGGAGATTTAGGTTTACCTGTTTGTGATGGACCGGGAGGAAGTAAATTAGCTGTTTGTATTTGTCATGATGGTATGTTTCCTGAAGTAGCTCGTGAAGCAGCTTATAAAGGTGCAAATGTCTTGATTCGTATTTCTGGATATAGCACACAAGTTAGTGAACAATGGATGTTAACTAATCGTTCGAATGCATGGCAAAATTTAATGTATACATTGTCGGTGAACTTAGCGGGTTATGATGGTGTATTTTATTATTTTGGTGAAGGACAAGTATGTAATTTTGATGGGACTACTTTAGTGCAGGGGCACCGAAATCCTTGGGAGATTGTTACTGCTGAAGTATATCCAGAGCTAGCAGATCAAGCTAGATTAGGATGGGGTCTCGAAAATAATATATATAATTTAGGTTCAAGGGGATATGTAGCAACTCCTGGTGGGGTGAAAGAAAACCCGTATACGTTTGTAAAAGATTTAGCTGAAGGTAAATATAAGGTTCCTTGGGAAGATGAGATTAAAGTAAAGGATGGAACTATTTATGGGTATCCAGTCAAAAAGACGATTCATTCTTAA
- the ctaG gene encoding cytochrome c oxidase assembly factor CtaG has protein sequence MSNLWIFGFQALWSPIFLLFMLSILIGYFLIIGPYRMRFEHATKVSKKQVFYFTTGIVLLYFVKGGPIDLIGHIIFSAHMFEMAVMYIAVPPLLLLGIPVWLYRYITSFKFVQIILKVFARPLIALFVFNGLFSFYHLPVVFDTVKQSQIAHPICLAILFFTAIMMWWPMLNPLPEYQTLSDIKKLGYMFANGILLTPACALIIFATAPLFATYTDSAAWMKAMELCVPAGTLSDLNITGPEFLHWMPVVQDQQTGGIIMKIVQEIVYGTIIGYVFFRWARREREKDKEQLQQLPPYLQIK, from the coding sequence ATGAGTAACTTGTGGATATTTGGTTTTCAAGCTCTATGGAGTCCAATCTTTTTATTATTTATGCTTTCGATCCTTATTGGGTACTTTTTAATTATTGGGCCATATAGAATGCGATTTGAACATGCGACGAAGGTAAGTAAAAAGCAAGTTTTTTATTTTACGACTGGAATTGTTCTTTTGTATTTTGTAAAGGGAGGTCCTATTGATTTAATTGGTCATATTATATTTAGTGCACATATGTTTGAAATGGCAGTCATGTATATTGCAGTTCCGCCGTTATTGTTACTTGGTATACCAGTTTGGTTATATCGTTATATTACTTCTTTTAAGTTCGTTCAAATTATATTAAAGGTATTTGCTAGGCCACTTATCGCATTGTTTGTATTTAATGGCCTGTTTTCTTTTTATCATTTACCAGTTGTTTTTGATACAGTAAAACAAAGTCAAATTGCTCATCCTATTTGTCTCGCTATATTGTTCTTTACAGCAATCATGATGTGGTGGCCGATGCTAAATCCATTACCAGAATATCAAACGTTAAGTGATATAAAGAAACTTGGTTATATGTTTGCGAATGGTATATTATTAACGCCAGCTTGCGCGTTAATCATTTTTGCGACTGCACCGTTATTTGCAACGTATACGGATTCTGCTGCTTGGATGAAAGCGATGGAACTATGTGTGCCAGCGGGAACTTTATCAGATTTAAATATAACTGGACCGGAATTTTTGCATTGGATGCCGGTCGTACAAGATCAACAAACTGGCGGCATCATTATGAAAATTGTCCAGGAAATAGTGTATGGTACAATTATCGGTTATGTATTTTTCCGATGGGCCCGTCGAGAGCGTGAAAAAGATAAAGAACAGTTGCAACAATTACCGCCATATTTACAGATAAAGTAA
- the ctaF gene encoding cytochrome c oxidase subunit IVB, which yields MAIKQTNNPKVDLIYRKRKSAEEMKHQVITFALMIFLTLVAFVAVAYPKTFSPTFSVPFILLLAVVQVIFQLYYFMHMSHKGHEAASFFLYSGLLIGLITILAFMTIVWI from the coding sequence ATGGCGATAAAGCAAACGAATAATCCTAAAGTTGATCTTATTTACCGGAAGAGAAAAAGTGCGGAGGAAATGAAGCATCAAGTTATTACATTTGCATTAATGATATTTTTAACATTAGTTGCATTTGTAGCAGTAGCATATCCGAAAACTTTCAGTCCGACTTTCTCAGTACCATTTATTTTACTATTAGCTGTGGTACAAGTAATTTTTCAATTGTACTATTTTATGCATATGAGTCATAAAGGACATGAAGCCGCAAGTTTCTTTCTTTATTCTGGTCTGTTAATCGGGTTGATTACAATTTTAGCTTTTATGACAATTGTGTGGATTTGA
- the ctaE gene encoding cytochrome c oxidase subunit III, with product MHVDEKLTNETFPAEPEKATLEGKNKFVGFWLFLGGETVLFASLFGTYLALKNSTNGGPTSQEMFQMPLVFIMTMLLLTSSLTSVYAMYHMKNFNFKKMQLWLLVTVLLGLGFLGFEIYEFYHYAHEFKHTMRSSAFGSAFYALVGTHGLHVLFGLCWILTLIFRNAKRGLNLYNAPKFYVASIYWHFIDVVWVFIFTVVYLMGMVG from the coding sequence ATGCATGTAGATGAAAAATTAACGAATGAAACATTTCCAGCAGAGCCTGAAAAAGCAACCCTTGAGGGGAAAAATAAGTTTGTCGGTTTTTGGTTATTTCTTGGAGGCGAAACAGTATTGTTCGCTTCCTTATTTGGCACATATTTAGCGTTAAAGAATTCTACAAATGGTGGACCAACTTCTCAAGAGATGTTCCAAATGCCACTCGTTTTTATTATGACGATGCTTTTATTAACGAGTAGTTTAACGAGCGTATATGCGATGTATCATATGAAAAACTTTAATTTTAAGAAAATGCAACTTTGGCTACTGGTAACAGTATTGCTAGGTTTAGGGTTTTTAGGGTTTGAGATATATGAGTTTTATCATTATGCGCATGAATTTAAGCATACTATGAGAAGTAGTGCGTTTGGTTCCGCGTTTTATGCTCTTGTTGGTACACATGGACTCCACGTATTGTTTGGGTTATGTTGGATTTTAACATTAATCTTTAGAAATGCGAAGAGAGGTCTAAATTTATACAATGCACCGAAGTTTTATGTTGCGTCGATTTATTGGCACTTTATTGACGTAGTTTGGGTGTTTATTTTCACTGTAGTATATTTAATGGGAATGGTGGGATAA